Proteins encoded in a region of the Clostridium butyricum genome:
- a CDS encoding MATE family efflux transporter, with protein sequence MNDKKNTDLGSGSIGKLLFKLALPAIIAQLVNVLYNIVDRMFIGRLDNGDLAMAGIGVAFPIITLISAFSALIGNGGAPIAAIKMGKKDNDGAEKILGNSFSMLIIISIILTIGFSMFKEPILMAFGASEATIGYATGYLGIYLLGTIFVQLSLGINPYINTQGFAKFGMITVLIGAVINIVLDPIFIFGLDMGVKGAALASVIGQFGSAVWALKFLFGKKSILRIRKKYLMPDIKIVGSILALGVSPFIMQSTESFVLISLNNQLLKYGGDLAVGAMAIMNSVMQIMLMPLMGLTMGAQPILSYNYGANKMDRVGKTFKLLLASCITYTVLIGGTVLLFPEFYVSIFNDKPELVEITSWCMRIFFIGTLIFGGQIACQQTFLSLGKAKISLILALLRKIILLVPLTFILPVFFENKLLGTLVAEPVADIVATLTTVICFSIFYRKLIKDHKNVSSKENK encoded by the coding sequence ATGAATGATAAGAAAAATACTGATTTAGGAAGCGGTTCAATAGGAAAGCTTCTATTTAAGCTTGCCCTTCCAGCGATTATTGCTCAGCTTGTAAATGTTCTTTACAATATTGTGGACAGAATGTTTATTGGAAGACTAGACAATGGTGACCTTGCCATGGCAGGGATTGGTGTAGCATTTCCTATAATTACTCTTATATCTGCATTCAGTGCACTTATAGGTAATGGTGGAGCACCTATTGCAGCTATTAAAATGGGTAAGAAAGATAATGATGGTGCTGAAAAAATCCTAGGAAATAGTTTCTCGATGCTTATTATAATATCAATAATACTCACTATTGGTTTTAGCATGTTTAAAGAACCTATACTTATGGCTTTCGGTGCAAGTGAAGCTACAATAGGATATGCAACAGGATATCTTGGAATATATCTTTTAGGAACAATATTTGTTCAATTATCTCTTGGTATAAATCCATATATAAATACTCAAGGATTTGCAAAGTTTGGTATGATAACAGTTTTGATAGGTGCTGTAATAAACATAGTTTTAGATCCAATCTTTATATTTGGATTAGATATGGGTGTTAAAGGAGCAGCACTTGCAAGTGTAATAGGACAGTTTGGTTCTGCTGTATGGGCATTAAAATTCCTGTTTGGTAAAAAGAGCATTCTTAGAATAAGAAAAAAATATTTAATGCCAGACATAAAAATTGTAGGTTCTATACTAGCGTTAGGTGTTTCTCCATTTATAATGCAGTCAACAGAAAGCTTTGTTTTAATAAGTCTTAATAATCAGCTTCTAAAATATGGTGGAGACCTTGCAGTTGGCGCAATGGCTATTATGAACAGTGTAATGCAGATAATGCTTATGCCTTTGATGGGACTTACTATGGGAGCACAACCTATTTTAAGTTATAATTATGGTGCAAACAAGATGGATAGAGTGGGAAAAACTTTCAAGCTTCTTCTTGCATCATGTATAACATATACAGTGTTAATAGGTGGAACTGTATTGTTATTCCCAGAATTTTATGTAAGTATATTTAATGACAAGCCTGAACTTGTAGAAATAACATCTTGGTGTATGAGAATATTCTTTATAGGAACATTAATATTTGGAGGACAGATTGCATGTCAGCAGACTTTCCTTTCACTTGGAAAAGCAAAGATTTCATTAATACTTGCTCTTTTAAGAAAGATTATTTTACTTGTTCCATTAACTTTCATATTACCTGTATTCTTTGAAAATAAGTTACTAGGAACACTTGTGGCAGAACCAGTAGCAGATATAGTAGCAACTTTAACTACAGTTATATGCTTTAGTATTTTTTATAGGAAGCTTATAAAAGACCACAAGAATGTATCATCTAAAGAGAATAAATAG
- a CDS encoding nucleobase:cation symporter-2 family protein: MEVTRENCDELKEETSDYYESGIKLMYGINDKPKLTMQILLGLQHIFAAFGGIIVVPLVIGSALGFDAATSTALMSATILAAGIATFIQSKGIGPIGSKTACIMGTDFTFATPAIAVGSVAGLPGIIGATILGALVEVILSFFIKPIMKFFPPLVTGTVICLIGLTLLPVSIDWAAGGSGASDYGSMINIAIAAFVMIFTILLNHYGKGIISSASILIGMIVGYIICIPLGMIDFSTVKEASWISFPKIFQYGVDFNFKYVIPFIPAYLVTTIETVGCLKAISQVSGIEDDPKRIGKGVLSDGVGSAIAGCLGTFPNTSFSQNVGIIPLTKVASRYVAIMAGILLVILGLLPKFAALINIMPQPVLGGVGIVMFGTVAAAGIQTLSSVKLTNKNLLVIATSIGLGLGVTFRPEILSSLPEWMTMIFSSGISTGTIVALVLNIILKERDDK, from the coding sequence ATGGAAGTTACAAGAGAAAATTGTGATGAATTAAAAGAAGAGACATCAGATTATTACGAAAGCGGCATTAAACTAATGTATGGCATTAATGATAAGCCGAAGCTTACAATGCAGATACTTTTAGGTTTGCAGCATATATTCGCTGCCTTTGGAGGGATAATAGTTGTTCCCCTTGTTATTGGAAGTGCTCTTGGATTTGATGCAGCTACATCAACTGCTCTTATGAGTGCTACAATTCTTGCAGCAGGTATTGCTACATTTATTCAATCAAAGGGTATAGGGCCAATAGGATCAAAGACAGCATGTATAATGGGGACAGACTTTACATTTGCAACACCAGCTATTGCAGTTGGATCAGTTGCAGGACTGCCAGGTATTATAGGAGCAACTATCTTAGGTGCTTTAGTGGAAGTTATTTTAAGCTTTTTTATTAAGCCTATAATGAAGTTTTTTCCACCACTTGTTACTGGTACTGTAATATGCCTTATAGGTCTAACTCTTTTGCCAGTATCAATTGACTGGGCAGCAGGGGGAAGCGGTGCTTCTGATTATGGAAGTATGATAAATATTGCTATTGCTGCATTTGTAATGATATTTACAATATTACTTAATCATTATGGAAAAGGAATAATAAGTTCAGCATCTATACTTATAGGAATGATAGTAGGATATATAATTTGTATACCTCTTGGTATGATTGATTTTTCAACTGTGAAAGAAGCAAGTTGGATTTCTTTTCCTAAAATATTTCAATATGGTGTGGATTTCAACTTTAAATATGTAATACCATTTATACCAGCATATTTAGTTACTACAATTGAAACTGTAGGGTGTTTAAAGGCTATAAGCCAAGTTTCTGGAATAGAGGATGATCCAAAGAGAATTGGAAAAGGCGTATTATCAGATGGAGTAGGAAGCGCAATTGCAGGCTGCCTTGGTACATTCCCAAATACGTCATTTAGCCAGAATGTAGGTATAATACCTTTAACAAAAGTAGCAAGCAGATATGTTGCAATTATGGCAGGTATACTTCTTGTTATACTTGGATTACTTCCTAAATTTGCAGCACTTATAAACATAATGCCACAGCCTGTACTTGGAGGAGTGGGAATAGTTATGTTTGGTACAGTTGCAGCAGCAGGAATACAGACATTAAGCAGTGTAAAATTAACTAATAAAAATTTATTGGTTATAGCAACGTCTATAGGTCTTGGACTTGGTGTTACATTTAGGCCTGAAATATTATCAAGCCTTCCAGAATGGATGACTATGATATTTAGTTCAGGTATTTCAACAGGGACAATAGTTGCTCTTGTACTTAATATTATTCTTAAAGAAAGAGATGATAAGTAA
- a CDS encoding xanthine phosphoribosyltransferase, with protein sequence MESLRRKILEEGNALSETVLKVDSFLNHQVDAQLMYEMGTYFKEYFKNHNITKIFTIESSGIAPTAMTALQMNLPMVTLKKQGSKILNGDVYQTTVHSFTKGTDYELTLSKKYINEDDNILIIDDFLANGEAALGAARLVENAGAKVAGIGIVIEKSFQPGPKLLEEKGYDVYSLARIARLDKDVIEFVEE encoded by the coding sequence ATGGAAAGCTTACGAAGAAAAATATTAGAAGAAGGAAATGCATTATCAGAAACAGTTTTAAAGGTTGATTCATTTTTAAATCATCAGGTTGATGCACAGTTAATGTATGAAATGGGTACATATTTTAAGGAATACTTTAAAAATCATAACATAACAAAAATATTCACAATTGAAAGTTCTGGAATTGCACCAACAGCAATGACTGCACTACAGATGAACCTTCCTATGGTTACACTTAAAAAGCAGGGATCAAAAATATTAAATGGTGATGTTTATCAGACAACAGTTCATTCATTTACAAAAGGTACGGATTATGAATTAACATTATCAAAAAAATACATAAATGAAGATGATAATATACTTATAATAGATGATTTCTTAGCAAATGGAGAAGCAGCCCTTGGAGCAGCAAGACTTGTTGAAAATGCAGGAGCTAAGGTTGCTGGAATAGGAATAGTAATTGAAAAATCATTCCAACCAGGTCCAAAGCTTCTTGAAGAAAAAGGATACGATGTTTATTCTTTAGCAAGAATAGCAAGACTTGATAAGGATGTAATAGAATTCGTAGAAGAATAA
- a CDS encoding QueT transporter family protein: protein MENNTTKRLVRTAVIAALYAVLTLFLAPISYGSIQFRISEIMVLLAFFDPFYIGGLTLGCFVANILGPNGMVDAVFGTIATFISVYAISITGKYIKSDTKALIVASLWPVIFNGLIIGWELNYLYQLPLVLSILQVACGEFVVVAIVGVPVMKLIKSKYGKVLAAH from the coding sequence ATGGAAAATAATACAACAAAAAGACTTGTGAGAACAGCTGTTATTGCTGCATTATACGCGGTGCTTACATTATTTCTTGCACCTATAAGTTATGGAAGTATACAGTTTAGAATATCAGAAATAATGGTACTTTTAGCTTTCTTTGATCCATTCTATATAGGTGGACTTACACTTGGATGTTTTGTAGCAAATATTCTTGGACCAAATGGAATGGTTGATGCAGTTTTCGGAACAATAGCTACTTTTATAAGCGTTTATGCTATATCAATAACTGGAAAATATATTAAAAGCGATACTAAAGCATTAATAGTTGCATCATTATGGCCAGTAATATTCAATGGCCTTATAATTGGATGGGAACTTAATTACTTGTATCAACTTCCTTTAGTATTATCTATTCTTCAAGTTGCATGTGGTGAATTTGTCGTTGTAGCAATAGTAGGAGTTCCAGTAATGAAACTTATTAAGAGTAAGTACGGAAAGGTTCTAGCAGCTCACTAG
- a CDS encoding NUDIX hydrolase yields the protein MKHSKVTGLKALSKTKFLSMYEAEYENRVGNKKSWMIASRKSEEVLKGKFFENNKDDDDAVVIAALHKPSNKLVLVRQFRVPVNDFVYELTAGLIDEGEDFKTSVKRELKEETGLDLKDIAASKSKLYLSPGMTDECVNLVFCTCEGELSCDNMEEDECIEPMLISKEEATEIIKSNNNLDIKCYLVLQNFIIFGEKLFDNL from the coding sequence ATGAAGCATAGTAAAGTAACTGGTTTAAAAGCTTTAAGTAAAACTAAATTTTTAAGTATGTATGAAGCAGAATATGAAAATAGGGTTGGAAATAAAAAATCGTGGATGATTGCTTCAAGAAAAAGTGAAGAAGTACTTAAAGGAAAATTCTTTGAAAATAATAAAGATGATGATGATGCAGTAGTTATTGCAGCACTTCATAAACCTTCAAATAAACTTGTTCTTGTAAGACAGTTCAGGGTTCCAGTAAATGATTTTGTATATGAGCTTACAGCAGGTCTTATTGATGAAGGAGAAGACTTTAAGACTTCAGTTAAAAGAGAGCTTAAAGAAGAAACAGGACTTGATCTTAAGGATATTGCAGCATCTAAAAGTAAATTATATCTTTCACCTGGAATGACAGATGAATGTGTAAATCTTGTTTTCTGTACATGTGAAGGAGAACTAAGCTGTGATAACATGGAAGAGGATGAATGCATAGAACCAATGCTTATATCAAAGGAAGAGGCTACAGAGATTATTAAAAGCAATAATAATTTAGATATTAAATGCTATCTTGTTTTACAGAACTTTATAATATTTGGAGAAAAACTGTTTGATAATTTATAA
- a CDS encoding NCS2 family permease, translating to MNNFFKLKEHNVTFKGEVLAALTSFFAAIYIIVVNASILSDAHIAMEPLIISTVFASFTGCMIAAFVTNAPLIIMPGMGINALVTYTIVNTLGLTFYEALAAIFIAGILLAVIALTPLSKILMDAIPHTLKESITIGIGLFVAFLGLQKSGLVVASSSTLVTIGKINSPEVILFIFIMILTLVLFLKNVRGSFLISIILGTVLSIVFGLVDTSTLKFSLPDFNSYKDIFFNMSFNAIGNINFWIGTFSLTLILVFENIGILYAQTHQLLGAPEKASKSLAAVSFATIGCALLGCSPPVSTVEGNAGMTDGGRTGLTSVICGILFLASLFFIPFINIIPNIAIAPILIILGCLMAQNLKNMKFQDFSDFFPCFVTIISIPFTYSIIDGIALGFILYPICKICTKKQNEISIPMYIIAAIFLLYFIIIGLIH from the coding sequence ATGAATAATTTTTTTAAACTTAAAGAGCACAATGTTACTTTTAAAGGGGAGGTTCTTGCAGCACTTACATCATTTTTTGCAGCAATTTATATAATAGTTGTAAATGCCAGTATTTTAAGTGATGCACATATAGCAATGGAACCGCTTATAATATCTACAGTGTTTGCATCTTTCACAGGATGTATGATAGCTGCATTTGTTACTAACGCTCCTCTAATAATAATGCCCGGTATGGGAATAAATGCTCTGGTAACTTATACTATAGTTAACACTTTAGGTCTTACTTTTTATGAAGCACTTGCTGCAATATTTATTGCAGGAATTTTACTTGCTGTAATCGCTTTAACACCTCTTTCAAAAATTTTGATGGATGCAATTCCTCATACTTTGAAAGAATCAATAACTATTGGAATAGGATTGTTTGTTGCATTTCTTGGACTTCAAAAATCAGGACTTGTAGTCGCAAGTAGTTCTACCCTTGTTACAATTGGTAAGATTAATAGTCCAGAAGTTATACTTTTCATATTTATAATGATATTAACTCTTGTACTATTTTTAAAAAATGTCCGAGGAAGCTTTTTAATTTCAATAATTCTCGGTACAGTATTATCTATAGTTTTTGGTCTTGTAGATACAAGTACATTAAAATTTAGTCTACCAGACTTTAACAGCTATAAAGATATTTTCTTTAATATGAGCTTTAATGCCATAGGAAATATTAATTTTTGGATTGGAACATTTTCATTAACACTAATTCTTGTTTTTGAAAATATCGGAATTCTTTATGCACAAACACATCAGCTTCTTGGTGCTCCAGAAAAAGCATCAAAATCACTTGCTGCCGTATCATTTGCAACTATAGGATGTGCACTACTTGGATGTAGCCCTCCTGTTTCAACTGTTGAAGGTAATGCAGGAATGACTGATGGTGGACGTACTGGATTAACATCAGTTATATGTGGAATATTATTTTTAGCATCATTATTTTTTATTCCATTTATAAACATAATTCCGAATATAGCAATTGCTCCAATACTTATAATTCTTGGATGCCTTATGGCACAGAATTTAAAAAATATGAAATTCCAAGATTTTAGTGATTTCTTTCCTTGCTTTGTTACTATAATTTCAATACCATTTACTTATAGCATTATTGATGGTATAGCACTTGGATTTATTTTATATCCAATTTGTAAAATATGTACTAAAAAGCAGAATGAAATTTCAATTCCTATGTATATAATAGCAGCTATATTTCTGTTATATTTCATAATAATAGGTTTAATTCATTAA
- a CDS encoding ATP-binding protein: MHTDFEKIKRGSLMINSLCIYTHLKEDGVLKKYVSLLEYLNGEKIEIGKAVHYYNDFIFELLDKSNGSSLKKYIIDRIFLDNNSFTKMIDTNNFSNEYIIKQVKYELKALEYICSISSEDLKEIIIYKTKAIDFEDEIIRNLMDFEDDINNEYSSYKAIDKLKLSILNCDGWGESLDNIIEFYKMYGTGIFGEYRAFVWENEDGKCYLRGVDSPDPVKLKDLVGYEEQKRKIIENTKQFLNGYGANNLLLYGQRGTGKSSTVKAIINEFYKDGLRLIEVDKDKLVDFTKIIRILKNKNLKFIVFVDDLVFEEGEASYSALKTILEGGVENRSNNMLIYATTNRKHLIKETFSERGDEIHAMDSVEEKLSLSDRFGITVSFYSPDQKEYLAIIDGIADAEGIDVDKEYLHREALKWARYQNARSPRTARQFMSWLEGDLKNNYY, encoded by the coding sequence TTGCATACAGATTTTGAAAAAATTAAAAGAGGAAGCTTAATGATAAATTCATTATGCATATATACACATTTGAAAGAAGATGGTGTATTAAAAAAATATGTTTCATTATTAGAATATTTAAATGGGGAAAAAATAGAAATTGGAAAAGCGGTCCATTACTATAATGATTTTATATTTGAACTTTTAGACAAGTCAAATGGTAGTTCTTTAAAGAAATACATAATAGATAGAATTTTTTTGGACAACAATTCTTTTACAAAAATGATTGATACAAATAATTTTTCAAATGAGTACATAATAAAGCAGGTTAAATATGAACTCAAAGCTTTAGAGTATATATGTAGTATTAGTTCAGAAGATTTAAAAGAAATTATCATTTATAAAACCAAGGCAATTGATTTTGAAGACGAGATTATAAGAAATCTTATGGATTTTGAAGATGATATAAATAACGAATATAGTTCTTATAAAGCTATAGATAAGCTTAAGCTTAGTATTTTAAATTGTGATGGATGGGGAGAATCGTTAGATAATATCATTGAATTTTATAAGATGTACGGTACAGGAATATTTGGAGAGTATAGGGCATTTGTATGGGAAAATGAAGATGGAAAATGTTATTTAAGAGGTGTTGACTCACCAGACCCTGTAAAATTAAAAGATCTTGTAGGATATGAAGAGCAGAAAAGAAAAATAATAGAAAATACAAAACAATTTTTAAATGGATATGGTGCTAATAATTTATTATTATACGGACAGAGGGGAACAGGAAAATCATCAACTGTAAAAGCCATAATAAATGAATTTTATAAGGATGGTTTAAGACTTATAGAAGTTGACAAAGACAAGCTTGTTGATTTTACAAAGATAATAAGAATACTGAAAAATAAAAATTTGAAATTTATAGTGTTTGTAGATGATCTTGTTTTTGAGGAAGGAGAAGCAAGTTATTCTGCATTGAAGACAATACTTGAAGGTGGAGTGGAAAACAGATCTAATAATATGCTTATTTATGCAACAACAAATAGAAAGCATTTAATTAAGGAAACATTTAGTGAAAGAGGAGATGAGATACACGCTATGGATAGTGTTGAAGAAAAACTTTCATTATCAGATAGATTTGGAATAACTGTTTCCTTTTATTCACCAGACCAAAAGGAATATCTTGCAATTATTGATGGAATTGCAGATGCAGAAGGTATTGATGTAGATAAAGAATATCTTCACAGAGAAGCATTAAAATGGGCAAGATATCAAAATGCACGTTCACCAAGAACAGCAAGACAGTTTATGAGCTGGCTTGAAGGAGATTTGAAAAATAATTATTATTAG
- a CDS encoding S8 family peptidase, producing MRENILKNKDYYHFLVQYQGNIEEEFQSYPMYFIQIISDRYAILSIPREDLKIIDDGPPFSTIVYIKPSAMYTLQQISPLDASQAGFLQLENLPLNLTGKGVTVAVIDTGLDYLNEEFMDRNGISRIDLIWDQTIDSDKKYENMKIPFGTIYSNAEIQSAIDEQKKGNDPYSIVPSKDEYGHGTKMAGLIGATGKNPDLKGVVPDCRFISIKLIEDMSYKQIFRATVPVFNIVVLFAALEFLYEYSLRSESPLVIYIPLGSNLGNHNGNSILDQFIDFISINADIIIVTVTGNEGMSGSHASGEISEEEITKVIDLDVPPEEKNIWIEIWVDAPNILSIDVVSPSGENTGVVNSFINNTVYYNFIFEKTLLKVNYYIPEEYSGNELIRLRFYDLQPGIWKLRLSGDLILDASFNIWIPQQGLIYPNTRLSPANTYGTLTNPGNSSFTATIAAYNQSNNNILNYSGLAFSDNFVNTIDVAAGGVNALTVAPNNTTDIVNGTSVASAIAAGACAMLFQWATIDKNYPHPYAKAIKTYLARGVSTRPGDIYPNPQWGYGMLNILNMFKNMN from the coding sequence ATGCGAGAAAATATTTTAAAAAATAAGGACTACTATCATTTTCTTGTTCAATACCAAGGAAATATAGAGGAAGAATTTCAGTCATATCCAATGTATTTTATTCAGATTATTAGCGATAGGTATGCAATCCTCTCTATTCCAAGAGAGGATTTAAAAATTATAGATGATGGACCACCTTTTTCTACAATAGTATATATAAAACCAAGCGCTATGTACACACTACAACAGATTTCACCTCTTGACGCTTCACAAGCTGGTTTTCTTCAACTTGAAAATCTACCTTTAAACCTTACTGGAAAAGGAGTTACTGTAGCTGTAATCGATACAGGTTTGGATTATTTAAACGAAGAATTTATGGATCGTAATGGTATTTCAAGAATTGACCTTATATGGGATCAAACTATAGATTCAGATAAAAAATATGAAAATATGAAAATTCCTTTTGGCACCATATACTCTAATGCAGAAATACAATCTGCTATTGATGAACAAAAAAAAGGGAATGATCCTTATTCAATTGTTCCAAGTAAAGATGAATATGGTCACGGAACTAAAATGGCAGGTTTAATTGGAGCAACAGGAAAGAATCCTGATTTAAAAGGAGTAGTTCCTGATTGCAGATTTATTTCTATAAAATTAATTGAAGATATGTCTTATAAACAGATTTTCAGAGCAACAGTTCCTGTTTTTAACATTGTCGTTTTATTTGCTGCCTTAGAATTTTTATATGAGTATTCATTAAGATCAGAATCTCCTTTAGTTATCTATATACCACTTGGAAGTAACCTTGGAAATCATAATGGAAATTCAATATTAGATCAATTTATAGATTTTATATCTATTAATGCAGATATAATTATTGTTACAGTTACTGGTAATGAAGGTATGTCTGGTTCTCATGCTTCCGGGGAAATTTCTGAAGAAGAAATAACAAAAGTAATTGATCTTGATGTCCCTCCTGAAGAGAAAAACATATGGATAGAAATATGGGTTGACGCTCCAAACATACTATCTATAGATGTTGTTTCACCATCTGGAGAAAACACAGGTGTCGTTAATTCTTTTATTAATAACACAGTATATTATAACTTTATTTTTGAAAAAACATTACTAAAAGTAAATTACTATATACCTGAAGAATATTCTGGTAATGAGCTAATACGATTACGTTTTTATGATCTCCAACCGGGTATATGGAAATTAAGATTAAGCGGGGATTTAATTTTAGATGCATCCTTTAATATTTGGATTCCACAGCAGGGACTTATCTATCCTAATACGCGTTTAAGTCCTGCTAATACTTATGGAACACTAACAAATCCAGGCAATTCAAGCTTTACAGCTACAATTGCGGCATATAATCAAAGCAATAATAATATATTAAATTATTCAGGGCTTGCTTTTAGCGATAATTTTGTAAATACAATAGATGTTGCTGCTGGTGGGGTTAACGCTCTGACTGTAGCACCTAATAATACAACTGATATTGTAAATGGTACAAGTGTTGCTTCAGCAATAGCTGCTGGTGCCTGCGCTATGCTATTTCAATGGGCAACTATAGATAAAAATTATCCTCATCCATATGCTAAAGCAATTAAAACTTATCTTGCACGAGGAGTTTCTACAAGACCTGGTGATATATATCCTAATCCTCAATGGGGTTATGGAATGCTTAATATATTAAACATGTTTAAAAATATGAATTAA
- a CDS encoding S8 family peptidase: MVDNQYDFYYNPKTENYLIKYKGNFKEQIDTVDYAIGNVLTETLGIITVERENLNRLLNDVTSIIYVDIRLMFVLQDISPTYIDNINNIKINPYLNLDGYNVTVGIPDTGIDYLNEEFIREDGTSRILSIWDQTIRNDTPDIGDPYIGKIYSHEQINAAISAYRNNENPYAIVPSKDEIGHGTRVAGIIGGRGATDIFKGIANNCNFIIVKLIESTNFKDMLKENLLEDVPVYNTAEIVAGIEYLKNEFFKLQNKAMVIYLGFGATEGSHDGGSVLSSYLSNIGTIRGICLVSGVGNEGDKQGHTTGYINSKGDFSISELLIPRELKKLNVTIWIHKPNKASLSVISPTEESSKLIKVKINRIENFKFVFTDTQFTVFYRTPDHYTGHDVIRIEFKNIKQGIWKLKLTGEYILDGRYDIWLPPYKVLPEKLVFLEPNPYTTLTFPSTAQNVISVSYYGNNNQIMASSGKGFTTNTTIKPDLATIGTDILTTKPGGGATTFSGSSAATAVIAGACALLLQWGIINKNDITMYSNKVRSYLIYGATRNNIYRFPNRETGYGDFNLLGTFNIIAKLYKYTRLQKYDYTRIDNKNIKIVNADFFEYTVKTLFIRIPRNNLGDFICEKIF, from the coding sequence ATGGTAGATAATCAATACGATTTTTATTACAATCCTAAAACTGAAAATTATCTTATTAAATATAAAGGAAACTTTAAAGAACAAATTGATACCGTTGATTACGCTATTGGAAATGTACTCACTGAAACTCTAGGTATTATTACAGTAGAAAGAGAAAATTTAAACAGACTATTAAATGATGTAACCTCTATTATTTATGTTGATATAAGACTTATGTTTGTTCTTCAAGACATATCTCCAACTTACATAGATAATATAAACAACATAAAAATAAATCCTTATTTAAACCTTGATGGATATAATGTAACTGTTGGTATTCCTGACACAGGAATTGATTACCTTAATGAAGAATTTATACGAGAAGATGGAACTTCGAGAATTTTAAGTATCTGGGATCAAACTATACGTAATGATACTCCTGATATTGGAGATCCTTATATTGGAAAAATTTATTCACATGAACAGATTAATGCTGCTATAAGTGCATATAGAAATAATGAAAACCCTTATGCAATTGTTCCATCTAAAGATGAAATTGGTCATGGAACTAGAGTTGCAGGAATTATTGGAGGCAGAGGTGCAACCGATATCTTTAAAGGAATTGCAAATAATTGTAATTTCATTATTGTAAAACTTATAGAATCAACTAACTTTAAAGATATGTTAAAAGAAAATTTATTAGAAGATGTTCCAGTATATAATACAGCTGAAATTGTTGCGGGGATAGAATATTTAAAAAATGAATTTTTTAAACTCCAAAATAAAGCTATGGTAATATACTTAGGTTTTGGTGCTACAGAAGGAAGCCACGATGGCGGAAGCGTTCTATCAAGCTATTTATCTAATATTGGTACAATACGTGGAATTTGTCTTGTTTCAGGAGTTGGAAATGAAGGAGATAAACAAGGACATACAACTGGTTATATAAATTCTAAAGGAGATTTTTCAATTAGTGAACTATTAATTCCAAGAGAACTTAAAAAGCTTAACGTTACTATATGGATTCATAAACCCAACAAAGCTTCTCTAAGTGTTATTTCTCCTACAGAGGAATCATCAAAATTAATAAAAGTAAAAATTAACAGAATAGAAAATTTTAAATTTGTCTTTACGGATACTCAATTTACTGTTTTTTATAGAACACCTGACCACTATACAGGTCATGATGTTATCAGAATAGAATTTAAAAATATAAAACAAGGTATATGGAAATTAAAACTTACAGGTGAATATATACTCGATGGACGATATGATATATGGCTTCCACCTTATAAAGTTCTTCCTGAAAAATTAGTATTTCTTGAACCAAATCCATACACTACACTTACTTTCCCTTCTACCGCTCAAAATGTTATCTCTGTATCTTATTATGGAAATAATAATCAAATAATGGCATCTTCAGGAAAGGGATTTACCACAAATACAACAATAAAGCCAGATTTAGCAACAATAGGTACAGATATTTTAACAACAAAACCTGGAGGTGGTGCTACAACTTTTTCTGGAAGTTCTGCTGCTACGGCTGTAATTGCTGGAGCCTGTGCACTTCTTCTTCAATGGGGTATTATTAATAAAAACGATATAACAATGTACTCAAATAAAGTAAGAAGCTATTTAATTTATGGAGCTACAAGAAATAATATTTATAGATTTCCAAACAGAGAAACAGGGTATGGAGATTTTAATTTATTAGGAACTTTCAATATAATTGCAAAATTATATAAATATACAAGACTTCAAAAATATGATTATACAAGAATAGATAATAAAAATATAAAAATTGTCAATGCTGACTTTTTTGAATATACTGTAAAAACACTATTTATTAGAATTCCAAGAAATAATTTAGGAGATTTTATATGCGAGAAAATATTTTAA